In one Dermatophilaceae bacterium Sec6.4 genomic region, the following are encoded:
- a CDS encoding acyltransferase, whose translation MPRSRYGRSPALDGLRGVFMACFLAFHFGATFLSGMWIAINLFFVLSGFLITRLLFAEKQRTGRIDFLAFYRRRGRRVLPGLFLLLTAVTIYGCFFAPQAVRHRFGLDTLATLGFSMNWRLIALNDQYFGNSLITPPLRHAWTLAIEEQYYVVIPVIVAALCWVWRSRRARVAAVLAAAVVMTVWTAYVADSNPGDFSRLYYGTDTRVTSLLIGTAIGIAFGWSPRGGVPTLSRRTVFVVGWAGLASNVLLFLFIDPYTTWMWDRGGALFGAIGSAALIVALDDPSPSRLKALFSLRIVRQFGRLSYSLYLWHWPVHLLLGTSGILHSTLVTGCIGFAISTVLAYLSNRFVEEPVLHDGVRALFPRLRRASLAVIAPVALVVALTSAVMLPANAGPVASASTRLPPTLVPNQLSYVPGAPPDFGVLGDSVPWYLAKRFPARLFPGVHPVNVAHEGCDLLPLKLATAFGVKDQHAMCAETERTWPSVLRAAGAKVLLVFGSPLLAVPHVMPDGSSAHIGQPVYDDFVLRTLSGIDARARAAGVTQIQIVNVPCREFGESKDSEQYKEIQARTPGYIDEFNDPVQINRLLARWVGEHTDAKLVDLYGALCSPAGYQPVINNLPVFNDGLHFSPAATPMVWRWMLGQISGNWNYRKDR comes from the coding sequence GTGCCACGGTCCCGGTACGGGCGCAGTCCAGCGCTCGATGGCCTCCGCGGGGTCTTCATGGCCTGCTTCCTGGCGTTCCACTTCGGCGCGACGTTCCTGTCCGGGATGTGGATCGCCATCAACCTCTTCTTCGTGCTCTCCGGGTTCCTCATCACCCGGTTGCTGTTCGCCGAGAAGCAGCGCACGGGTCGTATTGATTTCCTCGCCTTCTACCGTCGCCGCGGCAGACGGGTGCTGCCCGGACTGTTCCTGCTGCTGACCGCAGTCACGATCTACGGATGTTTTTTCGCGCCACAGGCCGTGCGGCACCGCTTCGGGCTGGACACCCTCGCCACGCTCGGTTTTTCGATGAACTGGCGGCTGATCGCCCTCAATGACCAGTATTTCGGCAACAGCCTGATCACCCCCCCGTTGCGACACGCCTGGACCCTGGCCATCGAAGAGCAGTACTACGTCGTCATCCCGGTGATCGTGGCAGCGCTCTGCTGGGTGTGGCGCAGCCGGCGGGCCCGCGTCGCGGCCGTGCTCGCGGCAGCTGTGGTGATGACGGTCTGGACGGCCTACGTCGCGGACAGCAACCCCGGAGACTTCAGTCGGCTCTACTACGGGACCGACACCCGGGTCACCTCTCTGCTGATCGGCACGGCAATCGGGATTGCCTTCGGGTGGTCCCCGCGTGGCGGAGTGCCGACCCTGTCGAGGCGCACGGTGTTCGTGGTCGGGTGGGCAGGGCTTGCCTCGAATGTCCTGCTGTTCCTGTTCATCGACCCCTACACCACCTGGATGTGGGACCGGGGCGGCGCACTCTTCGGCGCCATCGGATCTGCGGCGCTCATCGTCGCTCTGGATGACCCTTCGCCCAGTCGGCTGAAGGCGTTGTTCTCGCTGCGGATCGTGCGCCAGTTCGGCCGGTTGTCGTATTCGCTCTACCTGTGGCACTGGCCCGTGCATCTGCTGCTGGGCACCAGCGGCATCCTGCACTCGACACTGGTCACCGGATGCATCGGGTTCGCGATCTCCACGGTGCTGGCCTACCTGTCCAACCGGTTCGTGGAGGAACCGGTCCTGCACGACGGCGTGCGCGCACTCTTCCCCAGGCTGCGCCGTGCCTCGCTCGCGGTCATCGCTCCAGTGGCCCTGGTGGTGGCGCTCACCTCGGCCGTGATGCTTCCGGCCAATGCCGGCCCGGTAGCGTCGGCCAGCACCAGACTGCCACCCACACTGGTCCCGAACCAGCTCAGCTACGTACCGGGTGCGCCACCGGATTTCGGCGTCCTCGGCGACTCGGTGCCGTGGTATCTGGCCAAACGCTTCCCGGCGCGACTGTTCCCCGGCGTCCACCCGGTGAACGTCGCCCATGAGGGTTGCGACCTGCTCCCATTGAAGCTCGCCACGGCATTCGGGGTGAAGGACCAGCACGCCATGTGCGCCGAGACCGAACGCACCTGGCCTTCGGTACTACGCGCCGCGGGCGCCAAGGTCCTGCTCGTGTTCGGTTCTCCCCTGCTCGCCGTGCCGCACGTGATGCCCGACGGCAGCTCGGCACACATCGGCCAGCCGGTCTACGACGACTTCGTGCTGCGGACTCTGTCGGGCATCGACGCACGGGCCCGCGCTGCGGGAGTCACCCAGATCCAGATCGTCAACGTTCCCTGCCGTGAGTTCGGGGAGTCCAAGGATTCCGAGCAGTACAAGGAGATCCAGGCCCGTACGCCGGGATACATCGATGAGTTCAACGACCCGGTGCAGATCAACCGGCTGTTGGCCCGGTGGGTCGGCGAACACACCGACGCAAAACTGGTCGATCTGTACGGCGCACTGTGCTCGCCGGCCGGGTATCAGCCGGTCATCAACAACCTGCCGGTCTTCAATGACGGACTGCACTTCTCCCCCGCCGCGACACCGATGGTGTGGCGCTGGATGCTCGGTCAGATCAGTGGTAACTGGAACTACCGCAAGGACCGGTGA